TTCTTAGAACTGAATCAGGGCATGATCCTGATCTCAGTGCCACATAAGGAAAATAGGCTTGAATagagataatttaaaataaaagaaattggTTTCTGGTCCATTTGAGGAAAAAGTTATCTATGACTACGAATACAGAAAACTCAGAGCACAGTGGTTAACCAGATGGcatctttcttttttgaaaaataaaacaactaaCTGCTGTACAACCAGTGAAATCCTAAGCTCAAGTTAGATAAACTCCCTATAACTGCACCTACATTTTCAGCTGTGCCCCATGGGCACTGCGCTAAATGACCTGGGAGTTTTCCAAAGAATCATCAAAAAATTCAGCATTAGCTGCCTCTCTGTTTAATGCCTGTCCTGTTCCATTGACAGCAAGGAAACCAGAACCACACAGGAACCACCTGTGCTGAACGTGGGCAGCTCTTCCCACCCTCCTGTTGCTTCTTCTGCCAGCAAAGCTCCAACACAAGGCAGCTGGATGAACCTTCTGGAATTCTCCTGGCTCTGGACACCCACTGGTTGTTCTCCATTGGGGTCACACATTGttctctgcccagggctgctcaaTTCCTGTCTTCTCCAAGGCATCTTTGCAGGTAACCCAAGCTCTCCTGTGAACAGTGATTGGGCTGACTCATAGTCAAGatgcagcagaaagaaaaagtcaaaaaagTACTGTCTGGACACTACTGTAACTATTTTGGGGCTTACCCACCTGTAAACCTAAATGTGTCAGGTCTGAGCAGGCATGGAGAGCAGATTTGGTTCACAAGGAGAAATATAATGAGAACAGTGTTAGCAACTCTGCCTATTTTAACAGTTTAGAAAGGTCATTTCATTCTTGTACCAGATTTCCACTCTTCTTCAATATTGGTCAAGACATTTTATCTGATTATTCTTCTCTGAAGCTTAATTTGTACAGCTGGCTATTTTTAAATGGCACATACTTCTGCATGGTAAGAAGGgaaattaaggaagaaaattatcccaaaatgtttctttctatCTAGTTAATAGGCTCCATGagtattattttattacagCTAATTCTAACAGGTAATTTAGCAGGTTGCACTGACAACACATCCTGCCACTCTGCCAGACACAGCAGTCCAAATGCCCTGCCAacagctggtgacagcaggaTTTCTCCAGGGGAGCAGATCCATCCAAAGGAGGGTGGGGAAAGACAAGCAGGAGCCCTCTGAGATACCAGAAATCATCTTCCAGGCAAAGCCACAGAGGAAATAAAGAGGGAAGGCAACCAAGAATGAGGGGGAaggcaaggccaggctgggcagctgccacagccctcCTTCAGAGGAGGGGACAAGTGGCAATGTATGACCTGCTGACAGTGCCCCTTCACATGACACAAACAGCCACAGGAAGTACAGGGCTCTAAAAagctagaggaaaaaaatcttctataACCACACCAAccaattattatttcttttcttcctccacgTCTGACGATTTTTTGCAGCGCATTATTGAACGGGACGTTGCAAAACAGCACAAGGGGCAAGATTCCAAATTCATCCAGTGGCTCTGTGCTTTCGGGCTTCACTCTGAGTAGGTAAACAAGGAGAATATAATAGGTGGTAGATGCAGAGCTGGAGTAGGCACAGCAAAAAGCATCAAGGAAGCAATGAAAAAAGCCCATCAGAAAGCAAACCTGGGAATCTGGATCACTTGGAAAGCTGAGGAGGATGGTGGTGACTTCTTGGGCTTGTTCATTTGGCTTCCAGGATGAACTTTTTGATCTTCTGGTCATTAAATGAATTTTGGTTTATCTTGCACAGTATCAAGCTCTGGAGTTCAGCATTCTCACAGTAGACCCATAGAAAAGACTTCATATGTGAGCAAAAGGCTTTGCATGGCAAGATGATGACTGAAAGGACATCAGACAGCAACAGGGTGTTTGCATTTGTACAGCCACTAAAAATAGttacttttccattttatcCCTGTGGCAGGCTAAGACTGACCCAACCATCTGGCTAAACTCAACAGTGGAAATTATCCAGCTATAGAGGCATAGAACAGGAGGCCACACCCATCACATTCTGTGGTGTGACTGGCAGGAGGGTGCAGGAGAGCAATTTCTCACAGGTAACACCCTCAGACAACCTGTAAGTCACAGGCAATGACGTTTGACAGGTGATAGGTTTGGTGTCACCTGTGGGGGATGTTGTTACTCCACGGACAAGAAGGATAGCTCAAAGTGCATGCCTCGAAGGCCTCTCACTGAGGGGCTCCCAGAAATTCAGCTCTCCTCATCCACAATGGTCTAAGGATCACTCAAGATCGAAACAGTCATTCTTCCAGAGGTGTGGGGCTGGTGGTGAGGGTGCTCAATCCCAGGGGCATCACCCCAGCCCCAAGGGAAGGGCTTCCCACTGCAGACATCTGCTCCAatgaaaaccacacaaaaagGGGGCTATAACTGGTCTGGTCAGGGCTTGTGGACATACATGGTAATGGTCCAGGAATTCCTCTGGACTGAGGCTTTTTATTACCTGGGGACCCTCTGTGCTGACCAAGGGGTCCTGCCCTCCTCATCCCCCCCATGAAGGCAGAGTTGGGGTCATGGTGCACATGAGGCAGATGTGGGGTGGGGCTGTGAGGAACAAAAGTGAAAGGGCATGAAAGGTTGGCAGCCACCTCAAACCAGCcagggaatggggtgggatCCCCCTGACAGCCTGTCATACCACCAGCTACAGTGGAACCCAGAATCTGTATTTCAGTGTTAGCCTAGAAATATAGAAGTCCCAGTATATATTTCTActcttgaaaatattcttttgtgGGTTAAGATGGGCTTTCATACACAGCTGTTCAAGAGaaccttttctctcctctctgtctGCAGCCTGAGCAAAAGACGTGGCTGAGTTTGCTCATGGATAACAGCAGTGGACCTGTTCTTCTCTTCAccttgctcctgctgcagaacaccagcagccccagagcctccACCCGTCCTGCTGGCTATGAGATGGCAGAACCTGCGGCCCCAGGAGCCGGCTCCAGCAGGAACCACTCTCTGGTGGAGTACGGGCTGAGGCCAGCGGAAATCGCCGCTGCCAGCGTGGTTTGGGGAGCGCTGTGGCTGATCTCCGTCTTGGGAAACTTCCTTGTTTGCTTAGTGAtccacaggagcaggaggacCCAGTCCACCACCAACTACTTTGTGGTGTCCATGGCCTGTGCAGACCTCGTGAGCAGCGTGGGGAGCGcgcccttcctgctgctgcagctgagctccggGCGCTGGCTGCTGGGCAGCGAGGTGTGCCAGCTGGTCAGGTACCTGCAGTACCTCACGCCCGGGGTCCAGATCTACGTGCTCCTCGCCATCAGCGTGGATCGATTCTACACCATCGTCTACCCCCTGAGCTTCAAAGTGTCcaggggaaaagcaaaaaaaatgaTTTTGGCCTCTTGGCTCTGTGGTGCTCTGTTTGCATCACCAGCCTGTTTTCTCTATGGCTCCAGCAGTGATCACCACTGcaacttttttcttcccaggtcTTGGAAAGGATCTGCCTACAGTATCACCCACCTCCTCTTGGTGTTTTTGATCCCATCCCTCCTCATTATCCTTTTTTACCATAAAGTCATTAAGTACATTTGGAGAATAGGCACGGATGGAATGACTGTCAGGAGAACAACAAACATTGTTCCAAGAACAAAAGTGAAAACCATCAAGATGTTCTTAATGTTAAATTCGATGTTTCTCCTGTCCTGGCTCCCTTTCTTCGTGGCACAGTTGTGGCACCCACAGGAAACAAACTACAGAAAGAGCTCCTTGCTTTTCCTGGCCATCACCTGGATCTCTTTCAGTTCCTCAGCTTCTAAGCCAACCCTCTACTCCATCTATAATGCAAACTTCAGAAGAGGGATGAAAGAAACTTTTTGCATGTCTGCCATGAAATGCTACAGAAGCAATGCATACACCATCACCACCAGTTCCAggatagcaaaaaaaaatcatgttggTATTGCAGATATTCCAGCTACAGCCAAAAGTGTCACCAAAGACTCCACCTATGATGCTTTTAACAGAGAAGCCAAGGAAAGAAAGCTTGCCTGGCCTATTCCATCCAATCCCCCAAATACAT
This genomic interval from Catharus ustulatus isolate bCatUst1 chromosome 4, bCatUst1.pri.v2, whole genome shotgun sequence contains the following:
- the GPR19 gene encoding probable G-protein coupled receptor 19, translating into MDNSSGPVLLFTLLLLQNTSSPRASTRPAGYEMAEPAAPGAGSSRNHSLVEYGLRPAEIAAASVVWGALWLISVLGNFLVCLVIHRSRRTQSTTNYFVVSMACADLVSSVGSAPFLLLQLSSGRWLLGSEVCQLVRYLQYLTPGVQIYVLLAISVDRFYTIVYPLSFKVSRGKAKKMILASWLCGALFASPACFLYGSSSDHHCNFFLPRSWKGSAYSITHLLLVFLIPSLLIILFYHKVIKYIWRIGTDGMTVRRTTNIVPRTKVKTIKMFLMLNSMFLLSWLPFFVAQLWHPQETNYRKSSLLFLAITWISFSSSASKPTLYSIYNANFRRGMKETFCMSAMKCYRSNAYTITTSSRIAKKNHVGIADIPATAKSVTKDSTYDAFNREAKERKLAWPIPSNPPNTFV